One Homo sapiens chromosome 13, GRCh38.p14 Primary Assembly genomic window carries:
- the UTP14C gene encoding U3 small nucleolar RNA-associated protein 14 homolog C — MNVNQVAENLALSHQEELVDLPKNYPLSENEDEGDSDGERKHQKLLEAIISLDGKNRRKLAERSEASLKVSEFSVSSEGSGEKLGLADLLEPVKTSSSLATVKKQLNRVKSKKVVELPLNKEKIEQIHREVAFSKTSQVLSKWDPIILKNQQAEQLVFPLGKEQPAIAPIEHALSGWKARTPLEQEIFNLLHKNKQPVTDPLLTPMEKASLQAMSLEEAKMHRAELQRARALQSYYEAKARKEKKIKSKKYHKVVKKGKAKKALKEFEQLQKVNPTVALEEMEKIENARMMERMSLKHQNSGKWAKSKAIMAKYDLEARQAMQEQLAKNKELTQKLQVASESEEEEGGTEVEELLVPHVANEVQMNVDGPNPWMFRSCTSDTKEAATQEDPEQVPELAAHEVSASEAEERPVAEEEILLREFEERQSLRKRSELNQDAEPASSQETKDSSSQEVLSELRALSQKLKEKHQSRKQKASSEGTVPQVQREEPAPEEAEPLLLQRSERVQTLEELEELGKEDCFQNKELPRPVLEGQQSERTPNNRPDAPKEKKEKEQLINLQNFLTTQSPSVRSLAVPTIIEELEDEEERDQRQMIKEAFAGDDVIRDFLKEKREAVEASKPKDVDLTLPGWGEWGGVGLKPSAKKRRQFLIKAPEGPPRKDKNLPNVIISEKRNIHAAAHQVQVLPYPFTHHRQFERTIQTPIGSTWNTQRAFQKLTTPKVVTKPGHIIKPIKAEDVGYQSSSRSDLPVIQRNPKRITTRHNKEEKL; from the coding sequence ATGAATGTGAACCAGGTTGCAGAGAATCTGGCTTTGAGCCACCAGGAAGAACTAGTGGATTTGCCAAAAAACTACCCCTTGAGTGAAAATGAAGATGAGGGGGACAGTGATGGAGAGAGAAAGCATCAAAAGCTTCTGGAAGCAATCATTTCCCTTGATGGAAAGAATAGGCGGAAATTGGCTGAGAGGTCTGAGGCTAGTCTGAAAGTGTCAGAGTTCAGTGTCAGTTCTGAAGGATCAGGAGAAAAGCTGGGCCTTGCAGATCTGCTTGAGCCCGTTAAAACTTCATCTTCTTTGGCCACTGTAAAAAAGCAACTGAATAGAGTCAAATCAAAGAAGGTGGTGGAGTTACctcttaacaaagaaaaaattgaacaGATCCACAGAGAAGTAGCATTCAGTAAAACCTCACAGGTCCTCTCCAAATGGGACCCTATCATCCTGAAGAACCAGCAGGCAGAGCAGCTGGTTTTTCCCCTGGGGAAGGAGCAGCCAGCCATTGCTCCCATTGAACATGCGCTCAGTGGCTGGAAGGCAAGAACTCCCCTGGAGCAGGAAATTTTTAACCTCCTCCATAAGAACAAGCAGCCAGTGACAGATCCTTTACTGACTCCCATGGAAAAGGCCTCTCTCCAAGCCATGAGCCTGGAAGAGGCAAAGATGCACCGAGCAGAGCTTCAGAGGGCTCGGGCTCTGCAGTCCTACTATGAGGCCAAGGCtcgaaaagagaagaaaatcaaaagtaaaaagtatCACAAAGTCGTGAAGAAAGGAAAGGCCAAGAAAGCCTTAAAAGAGTTTGAGCAGCTACAGAAGGTTAATCCAACTGTGGCactggaagaaatggaaaaaattgaaaatgccaGAATGATGGAAAGAATGAGCCTTAAGCACCAAAACAGTGGGAAATGGGCCAAGTCAAAGGCAATTATGGCCAAATATGACCTGGAGGCTCGCCAAGCTATGCAGGAACAGTTGGCCAAGAACAAAGAACTGACACAGAAACTCCAGGTAGCCTCTgagagtgaggaagaggagggaggcaCAGAAGTGGAAGAACTCCTTGTCCCTCATGTAGCGAATGAAGTGCAGATGAATGTGGACGGACCGAATCCCTGGATGTTCAGGAGCTGCACCAGTGACACCAAAGAGGCTGCAACACAGGAGGACCCTGAGCAAGTGCCAGAGCTTGCAGCTCATGAGGTTTCTGCAAGTGAGGCAGAAGAAAGACCAGTGGCAGAGGAAGAAATTTTGTTGAGAGAATTTGAGGAAAGGCAATCCCTTAGAAAAAGATCTGAGCTCAACCAGGATGCTGAGCCAGCAAGCAGTCAAGAAACAAAAGATTCTAGCAGCCAGGAGGTGCTGTCCGAATTGAGGGCACTATCTCAGAAATTGAAGGAAAAACATCAGTCCAGGAAGCAAAAAGCAAGTTCAGAGGGGACTGTTCCCCAGGTCCAGAGAGAGGAACCTGCCCCAGAAGAAGCGGAACCCCTATTGCTACAGAGGTCAGAGAGAGTACAAACTCTGGAAGAGCTAGAAGAGCTGGGAAAAGaagattgttttcaaaataaggaGCTTCCCAGACCTGTGTTAGAAGGACAGCAGTCAGAGAGGACCCCAAATAATCGGCCTGATGCCcctaaggagaagaaagagaaggagcaaCTGATCAACCTACAGAACTTCCTGACCACACAGTCTCCTTCCGTGAGGTCTTTGGCAGTTCCCACAATAATAGAGGAGCTGGAAGATGAAGAGGAGAGAGACCAAAGGCAGATGATAAAGGAAGCTTTTGCTGGGGATGATGTCATCAGAGATTTCttgaaagagaagagggaagctGTGGAGGCGAGTAAGCCAAAGGACGTGGACCTGACACTACCTGGCTGGGGCGAGTGGGGTGGTGTGGGCCTAAAGCCCAGTGCCAAGAAAAGACGCCAGTTTCTCATTAAAGCCCCTGAGGGTCCTCCAAGAAAAGATAAGAATTTGCCAAATGTGATTATCAGTGAGAAGCGCAACATCCACGCAGCAGCTCATCAGGTACAAGTGCTTCCATATCCATTTACCCACCATCGGCAATTTGAAAGGACCATCCAGACCCCTATAGGATCCACATGGAACACCCAGAGGGCTTTCCAAAAGCTGACTACTCCCAAGGTCGTCACCAAGCCAGGCCATATCATTAAGCCCATAAAAGCAGAGGATGTGGGCTACCAGTCTTCCTCAAGGTCAGACCTGCCTGTCATACAGAGGAATCCAAAACGAATCACCACACGtcacaataaagaagaaaaactgtag
- the ALG11 gene encoding GDP-Man:Man(3)GlcNAc(2)-PP-Dol alpha-1,2-mannosyltransferase, whose amino-acid sequence MAAGERSWCLCKLLRFFYSLFFPGLIVCGTLCVCLVIVLWGIRLLLQRKKKLVSTSKNGKNQMVIAFFHPYCNAGGGGERVLWCALRALQKKYPEAVYVVYTGDVNVNGQQILEGAFRRFNIRLIHPVQFVFLRKRYLVEDSLYPHFTLLGQSLGSIFLGWEALMQCVPDVYIDSMGYAFTLPLFKYIGGCQVGSYVHYPTISTDMLSVVKNQNIGFNNAAFITRNPFLSKVKLIYYYLFAFIYGLVGSCSDVVMVNSSWTLNHILSLWKVGNCTNIVYPPCDVQTFLDIPLHEKKMTPGHLLVSVGQFRPEKNHPLQIRAFAKLLNKKMVESPPSLKLVLIGGCRNKDDELRVNQLRRLSEDLGVQEYVEFKINIPFDELKNYLSEATIGLHTMWNEHFGIGVVECMAAGTIILAHNSGGPKLDIVVPHEGDITGFLAESEEDYAETIAHILSMSAEKRLQIRKSARASVSRFSDQEFEVTFLSSVEKLFK is encoded by the exons ATGGCGGCCGGCGAAAGGAGCTGGTGCCTGTGCAAGTTGTTGAG gtttttttattcattattcttCCCTGGGCTCATTGTATGTGGaactttatgtgtgtgtttggtcATTGTCCTTTGGGGAATCAGACTGCtgctacagagaaagaaaaaattagtgtcAACtagcaaaaatgggaaaaatcaaATGGTGATTGCATTTTTTCATCCATACTGCAATGCtggtggaggaggagaaagagtttTATGGTGTGCTTTAAGAGCCCTGCAGAAAAA GTATCCTGAAGCAGTTTATGTTGTTTATACCGGCGATGTTAATGTCAACGGTCAACAGATACTAGAAGGTGCTTTCAGAAGATTTAACATCAGATTAATTCACCCAGtgcagtttgtttttttaaggaaacGCTATCTTGTGGAAGATTCACTGTATCCTCACTTCACACTGCTGGGCCAAAGTCTAGGATCCATTTTTCTTGGCTGGGAAGCTCTAATGCAGTGTGTTCCTGATGTTTACATTGATTCAATGGGATACGCTTTTACGCTTCCTCTGTTTAAGTATATAGGGGGTTGCCAAGTTGGAAGCTATGTTCATTATCCTACTATCAGCACCGACATGCTCTCTGTAGTGAAGAATCAAAATATTGGATTTAATAATGCAGCCTTCATTACCAGGAATCCTTTTCTCAGCAAAGTAAAGCTCATCTACtactatttatttgcttttatttatggaCTTGTTGGTTCTTGCAGTGATGTAGTCATGGTCAATTCTTCTTGGACACTAAACCATATTCTCTCACTATGGAAAGTTGGGAATTGCACTAACATTGTTTATCCACCTTGTGATGTGCAGACATTTCTGGACATTCCCTTACATGAGAAAAAGATGACCCCAGGACATTTGCTGGTTTCTGTTGGCCAGTTTAGGCCGGAAAAGAATCATCCATTGCAGATCAGAGCCTTTGCTAAATTGCTGAATAAGAAGATGGTTGAGTCACCTCCTTCGCTTAAACTTGTCCTCATTGGAGGTTGTCGTAACAAAGATGATGAACTTAGGGTAAACCAACTGAGAAGGCTGTCTGAGGATTTAGGAGTTCAAGAatatgtggaatttaaaataaacattccaTTTGATGAATTAAAGAATTATTTGTCTGAAGCAACAATTGGTCTGCATACCATGTGGAACGAGCATTTTGGGATTG GAGTTGTGGAGTGTATGGCAGCTGGCACAATTATCCTTGCACACAATTCGGGGGGCCCAAAGCTTGACATTGTGGTTCCTCACGAAGGAGATATAACTGGCTTTCTGGCTGAGAGTGAAGAAGACTATGCTGAAACTATCGCTCACATTCTTTCCATGTCTGCAGAAAAGAGACTCCAAATCAGAAAAAGTGCTCGTGCATCTGTAAGCAGATTCTCTGATCAGGAATTTGAAGTGACATTCCTATCATCTGTGGAAAAGTTATTTAAGTAA